From a region of the Arvicanthis niloticus isolate mArvNil1 chromosome 6, mArvNil1.pat.X, whole genome shotgun sequence genome:
- the Cluh gene encoding clustered mitochondria protein homolog isoform X2: protein MVIKTDELPAAAPADSAREHGSQAGGKGRPNAADPPSVMLLNGDCSENLKKEEGTSEPPRENGLDEGEPGDETTGQEVIVIQDTGFSVKILAPGIEPFSLQVSPQEMVQEIHQVLMDREDTCHRTCFSLHLDGNMLDHFSELRSVEGLQEGSVLRVVEEPYTVREARIHVRHVRDLLKSLDPSDAFNGVDCNSLSFLSVFTDGDLGDSGKRKKGLEMDPIDCTPPEYILPGSRERPLCPLQPQNRDWKPLQCLKVLTMSGWNPPPGNRKMHGDLMYLFVITAEDRQVSITASTRGFYLNQSTAYHFNPKPASPRFLSHSLVELLNQISPTFKKNFAVLQKKRVQRHPFERIATPFQVYSWTAPQAEHAMDCVRAEDAYTSRLGYEEHIPGQTRDWNEELQTTRELPRKNLPERLLRERAIFKVHSDFTAAATRGAMAVIDGNVMAINPSEETKMQMFIWNNIFFSLGFDVRDHYKDFGGDVAAYVAPTNDLNGVRTYNAVDVEGLYTLGTVVVDYRGYRVTAQSIIPGILERDQEQSVIYGSIDFGKTVVSHPRYLELLERTSRPLKILRHRVLNDRDEEVELCSSVECKGIIGNDGRHYILDLLRTFPPDLNFLPVPGEDLPEECSRAGFPRAHRHKLCCLRQELVDAFVEHRYLLFMKLAALQLMQQKASKVETSTSLENGGPPSSAETKSEDSIGPEAGCEEEGSSVSGLAKVKELAETIASDDGTDPRSREVIRNACKAVGSVSSTAFDIRFNPDIFSPGVRFPESCQDEVRDQKQLLKDAAAFLLSCQIPGLVKDCTEYAVLPMDGATLAEVMRQRGINMRYLGKVLDLVLRSPARDQLDHIYKIGIGELITRSAKHIFKTYLQGVELSGLSAAISHFLNCFLSSYPNPVAHLPADELFSKKRNKRRKNRPPGATDNTAWAVMTPQELWKNICQEAKNYFDFTLECDSVDQAVETYGLQKITLLREISLKTGIQILLKEYSFDSRHKPAFTEEDVLNIFPVVKHVNPKASDAFHFFQSGQAKVQQGFLKEGCELISEALNLFNNVYGAMHVEICACLRLLARLHYIMGDYAEALSNQQKAVLMSERVMGIEHPNTIQEYMHLALYCFASSQLSTALSLLYRARYLMLLVFGEDHPEMALLDNNIGLVLHGVMEYDLSLRFLENALAVTTKYHGPKALKVALSHHLVARVYESKAEFRSALQHEKEGYTIYKTQLGEDHEKTKESSEYLKCLTQQAVALQRTMNEIYRNGSSANIPPLKFTAPSMASVLEQLNVINGILFIPLSQKDLENLKAEVARRHQLQEASRHRDKAEEPMATEPEPEKALEDVGSPQTAKEGPSSLNLQG, encoded by the exons ATCCCCCCTCGGTCATGCTGTTGAATGGTGACTGCTCAGAGAacttgaagaaggaagaagggacatCTGAACCACCTAGGGAAAATGGGCTAGATGAGGGTGAGCCTGGAGATGAGACCACTGGACAGGAAGTCATTGTCATTCAGGACACAGGCTTTTCTGTGAAGATCCTGGCCCCTGGCATCGAGCCCTTTTCCCTGCAG GTGTCCCCCCAGGAGATGGTGCAGGAGATCCACCAGGTGCTTATGGACCGTGAGGATACTTGTCACCGTACCTGCTTCTCACTGCACTTGGATGGCAATATGCTGGACCACTTTTCAGAGCTACGCAGTGTGGAGGGGCTGCAGGAGGGTTCTGTGCTCCGAGTTGTGGAAG AGCCTTACACGGTTCGTGAGGCCCGAATCCACGTGCGCCATGTCCGAGACCTCCTCAAGAGCTTGGACCCATCTGATGCCTTCAATGGAGTTGACTGTAACTCCTTGTCCTTCCTGAGTGTCTTCACTGATGGTGACTTAGGAG ACAGTGGGAAGCGGAAGAAAGGCTTGGAGATGGACCCCATTGATTGCACACCACCTGAGTATATCCTGCCAGGGAGCCGGGAGCGGCCTCTGTGTCCCCTGCAGCCCCAGAACCGTGACTGGAAG CCCCTGCAGTGTTTGAAAGTGCTTACCATGAGTGGCTGGAACCCACCTCCTGGAAACCGCAAGATGCATGGGGACCTCATGTACCTGTTTGTCATCACTGCTGAGGACCGGCAAGTCAGCATCACTGCATCAACAAGGGGCTTCTACCTGAATCA GTCCACAGCTTACCACTTCAACCCCAAGCCTGCCAGCCCCCGCTTCCTCAGCCATTCCCTAGTAGAGCTGCTCAACCAGATCAGCCCAACCTTCAAAAAGAACTTTGCTGTGCTACAGAAGAAAAG GGTCCAGCGACACCCATTCGAGAGGATCGCCACCCCGTTCCAGGTGTACAGCTGGACAGCCCCCCAGGCAGAGCATGCCATGGACTGTGTGCGTGCCGAGGACGCCTACACCTCAAGGCTGGGCTACGAGGAGCATATTCCTGGACAG ACCCGGGACTGGAATGAAGAGCTGCAGACTACAAGGGAGCTGCCCCGCAAGAACCTGCCTGAGCGGTTGCTTCGAGAAAGAGCCATATTCAAG GTGCACAGTGATTTCACAGCGGCAGCCACAAGGGGCGCCATGGCAGTTATTGATGGCAATGTGATGGCCATCAACCCCAGCGAGGAGACCAAGATGCAGATGTTCATCTGGAACAACATCTTCTTTAGCCTGGGCTTTGATGTCCGGGACCACTACAAAGACTTTGGTGGGGACGTGGCAGCCTATGTAGCACCCACCAATGACCTAAATGGTGTTCGCACATACAATGCCGTGGATGTAGAAGGGCTGTATACACTGGGTACAGTGGTAGTGGATTACCGTGGTTACCGAGTCACAGCTCAGTCCATCATCCCTGGCATCTTGGAACGGGACCAGGAGCAGAGTGTCATCTATGGCTCCATTGACTTTGGCAAGACAGTGGTGTCACACCCACGCTATCTGGAGCTGTTGGAGCGCACCAGCCGGCCCCTCAAGATCCTGCGACACCGAGTGCTCAACGACCGGGACGAGGAGGTGGAGCTCTGTTCCTCGGTCGAGTGTAAGGGCATCATTGGCAATGATGGGCGCCACTACATTCTTGACCTACTGCGCACTTTCCCACCGGACCTCAACTTCCTTCCTGTGCCTGGTGAAGACCTGCCTGAGGAGTGCTCTCGAGCTGGCTTCCCCCGAGCCCATCGACACAAGCTGTGCTGCTTGCGCCAGGAGCTAGTGGATGCTTTTGTGGAGCACAG GTACCTTCTCTTCATGAAGCTGGCTGCCTTACAGTTGATGCAGCAGAAGGCCAGCAAGGTGGAGACCTCCACCTCCCTGGAGAACGGTGGCCCTCCCTCCTCAGCAGAGACCAAATCTGAAGACTCAATAGGACCTGAGGCAGGATGTGAGGAGGAGGGCAGCAGTGTGAGTGGCCTCGCCAAGGTGAAGGAGCTGGCAGAGACCATCGCCTCAGATGATGGCACAG ACCCTCGAAGCCGGGAGGTGATCCGCAACGCCTGCAAGGCTGTGGGCTCCGTCAGCAGCACGGCCTTTGACATTCGCTTCAATCCTGACATCTTCTCCCCAG GGGTTCGTTTTCCTGAGTCCTGCCAGGATGAAGTTCGGGACCAGAAGCAGCTATTGAAAGATGCAGCTGCCTTCTTGCTCTCCTGCCAGATCCCCGGTTTG GTAAAAGATTGCACAGAGTATGCTGTGCTGCCCATGGACGGGGCTACACTGGCTGAGGTGATGCGCCAGCGTGGCATCAACATGCGATACTTGGGCAAGGTGCTGGATCTGGTGCTACGAAGCCCAGCCCGTGACCAGCTGGACCACATTTAT AAAATCGGCATTGGAGAGCTCATCACGCGCTCCGCCAAGCACATCTTCAAGACTTACCTGCAG ggagtggagCTCTCAGGCCTCTCAGCTGCCATCAGCCACTTCCTGAACTGCTTCCTGAGCTCTTACCCCAACCCCGTGGCCCACCTGCCTGCTGATGAGTTGTTCTCCAAGAagaggaacaagaggaggaaAAACCGGCCTCCAGGAGCTACAGACAACACTGCCTGGGCTGTCATGACCCCCCAAGAGCTCTGGAAGAACATATGCCAGGAGGCCAAGAACTACTTTGACTTCACTCTTGAATG TgattctgtggaccaggctgtgGAGACCTATGGGCTGCAGAAGATAACACTGCTGCGGGAAATCTCACTGAAAACCGGGATCCAG ATTCTGCTGAAGGAATACAGCTTTGACAGCCGCCATAAGCCTGCCTTCACTGAGGAAGATGTGCTCAATATCTTTCCTGTGGTCAAGCATGTCAACCCCAAAGCATCGGATGCCTTCCACTTCTTCCAGAGTGGACAGGCCAAAGTACAGCAGG GCTTCCTGAAGGAAGGCTGTGAGCTCATCAGTGAGGCTCTGAACCTGTTCAACAATGTTTATGGAGCCATGCATGTGGAAATCTGTGCCTGTCTGCGTCTTCTGGCCCGCCTCCATTACATCATGGGGGATTATGCTGAG GCCCTCAGCAATCAACAGAAGGCTGTGCTGATGAGTGAGCGGGTGATGGGCATTGAGCACCCCAACACCATCCAGGAATAT aTGCACCTGGCCCTGTACTGCTTTGCCAGCAGCCAGCTGTCCACAGCCCTGAGCCTCCTGTACCGTGCCCGCTACCTCATGCTGCTTGTGTTTGGGGAGGATCACCCTGAGATGGCATTGTTGGAT aACAACATTGGGCTGGTGCTACATGGCGTGATGGAGTACGATCTGTCCCTGCGCTTCCTGGAGAATGCACTGGCTGTCACCACCAAGTACCATGGGCCCAAGGCCCTAAAGGTGGCTCTCAG CCACCACCTTGTTGCCCGGGTTTATGAGAGCAAAGCTGAGTTCCGGTCAGCCCTCCAGCATGAGAAGGAAGGTTACACCATCTACAAGACTCAG CTAGGTGAGGACCATGAGAAAACCAAGGAGAGCTCTGAGTACCTCAAGTGCCTGACCCAGCAGGCTGTGGCCCTGCAGCGCACCATGAATGAGATCTACCGTAATGGCTCCAGTGCCAATATCCCACCCCTCAAG TTCACAGCCCCCAGCATGGCCAGTGTCCTGGAGCAGCTCAACGTCATCAATGGCATCCTCTTCATTCCTCTCAG CCAAAAAGACTTGGAAAACCTGAAGGCAGAGGTGGCACGGCGACACCAGCTCCAGGAAGCCAGCAGACACAGGGATAAGGCTGAAGAACCCATGGCTACTGAGCCTGAGCCAGAGAAAGCCCTGGAGGATGTGGGCTCCCCTCAGACTGCCAAGGAAGGTCCTTCTTCCCTGAACTtacagggataa
- the Cluh gene encoding clustered mitochondria protein homolog isoform X1 — MVIKTDELPAAAPADSAREHGSQAGGKGRPNAADPPSVMLLNGDCSENLKKEEGTSEPPRENGLDEGEPGDETTGQEVIVIQDTGFSVKILAPGIEPFSLQVSPQEMVQEIHQVLMDREDTCHRTCFSLHLDGNMLDHFSELRSVEGLQEGSVLRVVEEPYTVREARIHVRHVRDLLKSLDPSDAFNGVDCNSLSFLSVFTDGDLGDSGKRKKGLEMDPIDCTPPEYILPGSRERPLCPLQPQNRDWKPLQCLKVLTMSGWNPPPGNRKMHGDLMYLFVITAEDRQVSITASTRGFYLNQSTAYHFNPKPASPRFLSHSLVELLNQISPTFKKNFAVLQKKRVQRHPFERIATPFQVYSWTAPQAEHAMDCVRAEDAYTSRLGYEEHIPGQTRDWNEELQTTRELPRKNLPERLLRERAIFKVHSDFTAAATRGAMAVIDGNVMAINPSEETKMQMFIWNNIFFSLGFDVRDHYKDFGGDVAAYVAPTNDLNGVRTYNAVDVEGLYTLGTVVVDYRGYRVTAQSIIPGILERDQEQSVIYGSIDFGKTVVSHPRYLELLERTSRPLKILRHRVLNDRDEEVELCSSVECKGIIGNDGRHYILDLLRTFPPDLNFLPVPGEDLPEECSRAGFPRAHRHKLCCLRQELVDAFVEHRYLLFMKLAALQLMQQKASKVETSTSLENGGPPSSAETKSEDSIGPEAGCEEEGSSVSGLAKVKELAETIASDDGTVDPRSREVIRNACKAVGSVSSTAFDIRFNPDIFSPGVRFPESCQDEVRDQKQLLKDAAAFLLSCQIPGLVKDCTEYAVLPMDGATLAEVMRQRGINMRYLGKVLDLVLRSPARDQLDHIYKIGIGELITRSAKHIFKTYLQGVELSGLSAAISHFLNCFLSSYPNPVAHLPADELFSKKRNKRRKNRPPGATDNTAWAVMTPQELWKNICQEAKNYFDFTLECDSVDQAVETYGLQKITLLREISLKTGIQILLKEYSFDSRHKPAFTEEDVLNIFPVVKHVNPKASDAFHFFQSGQAKVQQGFLKEGCELISEALNLFNNVYGAMHVEICACLRLLARLHYIMGDYAEALSNQQKAVLMSERVMGIEHPNTIQEYMHLALYCFASSQLSTALSLLYRARYLMLLVFGEDHPEMALLDNNIGLVLHGVMEYDLSLRFLENALAVTTKYHGPKALKVALSHHLVARVYESKAEFRSALQHEKEGYTIYKTQLGEDHEKTKESSEYLKCLTQQAVALQRTMNEIYRNGSSANIPPLKFTAPSMASVLEQLNVINGILFIPLSQKDLENLKAEVARRHQLQEASRHRDKAEEPMATEPEPEKALEDVGSPQTAKEGPSSLNLQG; from the exons ATCCCCCCTCGGTCATGCTGTTGAATGGTGACTGCTCAGAGAacttgaagaaggaagaagggacatCTGAACCACCTAGGGAAAATGGGCTAGATGAGGGTGAGCCTGGAGATGAGACCACTGGACAGGAAGTCATTGTCATTCAGGACACAGGCTTTTCTGTGAAGATCCTGGCCCCTGGCATCGAGCCCTTTTCCCTGCAG GTGTCCCCCCAGGAGATGGTGCAGGAGATCCACCAGGTGCTTATGGACCGTGAGGATACTTGTCACCGTACCTGCTTCTCACTGCACTTGGATGGCAATATGCTGGACCACTTTTCAGAGCTACGCAGTGTGGAGGGGCTGCAGGAGGGTTCTGTGCTCCGAGTTGTGGAAG AGCCTTACACGGTTCGTGAGGCCCGAATCCACGTGCGCCATGTCCGAGACCTCCTCAAGAGCTTGGACCCATCTGATGCCTTCAATGGAGTTGACTGTAACTCCTTGTCCTTCCTGAGTGTCTTCACTGATGGTGACTTAGGAG ACAGTGGGAAGCGGAAGAAAGGCTTGGAGATGGACCCCATTGATTGCACACCACCTGAGTATATCCTGCCAGGGAGCCGGGAGCGGCCTCTGTGTCCCCTGCAGCCCCAGAACCGTGACTGGAAG CCCCTGCAGTGTTTGAAAGTGCTTACCATGAGTGGCTGGAACCCACCTCCTGGAAACCGCAAGATGCATGGGGACCTCATGTACCTGTTTGTCATCACTGCTGAGGACCGGCAAGTCAGCATCACTGCATCAACAAGGGGCTTCTACCTGAATCA GTCCACAGCTTACCACTTCAACCCCAAGCCTGCCAGCCCCCGCTTCCTCAGCCATTCCCTAGTAGAGCTGCTCAACCAGATCAGCCCAACCTTCAAAAAGAACTTTGCTGTGCTACAGAAGAAAAG GGTCCAGCGACACCCATTCGAGAGGATCGCCACCCCGTTCCAGGTGTACAGCTGGACAGCCCCCCAGGCAGAGCATGCCATGGACTGTGTGCGTGCCGAGGACGCCTACACCTCAAGGCTGGGCTACGAGGAGCATATTCCTGGACAG ACCCGGGACTGGAATGAAGAGCTGCAGACTACAAGGGAGCTGCCCCGCAAGAACCTGCCTGAGCGGTTGCTTCGAGAAAGAGCCATATTCAAG GTGCACAGTGATTTCACAGCGGCAGCCACAAGGGGCGCCATGGCAGTTATTGATGGCAATGTGATGGCCATCAACCCCAGCGAGGAGACCAAGATGCAGATGTTCATCTGGAACAACATCTTCTTTAGCCTGGGCTTTGATGTCCGGGACCACTACAAAGACTTTGGTGGGGACGTGGCAGCCTATGTAGCACCCACCAATGACCTAAATGGTGTTCGCACATACAATGCCGTGGATGTAGAAGGGCTGTATACACTGGGTACAGTGGTAGTGGATTACCGTGGTTACCGAGTCACAGCTCAGTCCATCATCCCTGGCATCTTGGAACGGGACCAGGAGCAGAGTGTCATCTATGGCTCCATTGACTTTGGCAAGACAGTGGTGTCACACCCACGCTATCTGGAGCTGTTGGAGCGCACCAGCCGGCCCCTCAAGATCCTGCGACACCGAGTGCTCAACGACCGGGACGAGGAGGTGGAGCTCTGTTCCTCGGTCGAGTGTAAGGGCATCATTGGCAATGATGGGCGCCACTACATTCTTGACCTACTGCGCACTTTCCCACCGGACCTCAACTTCCTTCCTGTGCCTGGTGAAGACCTGCCTGAGGAGTGCTCTCGAGCTGGCTTCCCCCGAGCCCATCGACACAAGCTGTGCTGCTTGCGCCAGGAGCTAGTGGATGCTTTTGTGGAGCACAG GTACCTTCTCTTCATGAAGCTGGCTGCCTTACAGTTGATGCAGCAGAAGGCCAGCAAGGTGGAGACCTCCACCTCCCTGGAGAACGGTGGCCCTCCCTCCTCAGCAGAGACCAAATCTGAAGACTCAATAGGACCTGAGGCAGGATGTGAGGAGGAGGGCAGCAGTGTGAGTGGCCTCGCCAAGGTGAAGGAGCTGGCAGAGACCATCGCCTCAGATGATGGCACAG TAGACCCTCGAAGCCGGGAGGTGATCCGCAACGCCTGCAAGGCTGTGGGCTCCGTCAGCAGCACGGCCTTTGACATTCGCTTCAATCCTGACATCTTCTCCCCAG GGGTTCGTTTTCCTGAGTCCTGCCAGGATGAAGTTCGGGACCAGAAGCAGCTATTGAAAGATGCAGCTGCCTTCTTGCTCTCCTGCCAGATCCCCGGTTTG GTAAAAGATTGCACAGAGTATGCTGTGCTGCCCATGGACGGGGCTACACTGGCTGAGGTGATGCGCCAGCGTGGCATCAACATGCGATACTTGGGCAAGGTGCTGGATCTGGTGCTACGAAGCCCAGCCCGTGACCAGCTGGACCACATTTAT AAAATCGGCATTGGAGAGCTCATCACGCGCTCCGCCAAGCACATCTTCAAGACTTACCTGCAG ggagtggagCTCTCAGGCCTCTCAGCTGCCATCAGCCACTTCCTGAACTGCTTCCTGAGCTCTTACCCCAACCCCGTGGCCCACCTGCCTGCTGATGAGTTGTTCTCCAAGAagaggaacaagaggaggaaAAACCGGCCTCCAGGAGCTACAGACAACACTGCCTGGGCTGTCATGACCCCCCAAGAGCTCTGGAAGAACATATGCCAGGAGGCCAAGAACTACTTTGACTTCACTCTTGAATG TgattctgtggaccaggctgtgGAGACCTATGGGCTGCAGAAGATAACACTGCTGCGGGAAATCTCACTGAAAACCGGGATCCAG ATTCTGCTGAAGGAATACAGCTTTGACAGCCGCCATAAGCCTGCCTTCACTGAGGAAGATGTGCTCAATATCTTTCCTGTGGTCAAGCATGTCAACCCCAAAGCATCGGATGCCTTCCACTTCTTCCAGAGTGGACAGGCCAAAGTACAGCAGG GCTTCCTGAAGGAAGGCTGTGAGCTCATCAGTGAGGCTCTGAACCTGTTCAACAATGTTTATGGAGCCATGCATGTGGAAATCTGTGCCTGTCTGCGTCTTCTGGCCCGCCTCCATTACATCATGGGGGATTATGCTGAG GCCCTCAGCAATCAACAGAAGGCTGTGCTGATGAGTGAGCGGGTGATGGGCATTGAGCACCCCAACACCATCCAGGAATAT aTGCACCTGGCCCTGTACTGCTTTGCCAGCAGCCAGCTGTCCACAGCCCTGAGCCTCCTGTACCGTGCCCGCTACCTCATGCTGCTTGTGTTTGGGGAGGATCACCCTGAGATGGCATTGTTGGAT aACAACATTGGGCTGGTGCTACATGGCGTGATGGAGTACGATCTGTCCCTGCGCTTCCTGGAGAATGCACTGGCTGTCACCACCAAGTACCATGGGCCCAAGGCCCTAAAGGTGGCTCTCAG CCACCACCTTGTTGCCCGGGTTTATGAGAGCAAAGCTGAGTTCCGGTCAGCCCTCCAGCATGAGAAGGAAGGTTACACCATCTACAAGACTCAG CTAGGTGAGGACCATGAGAAAACCAAGGAGAGCTCTGAGTACCTCAAGTGCCTGACCCAGCAGGCTGTGGCCCTGCAGCGCACCATGAATGAGATCTACCGTAATGGCTCCAGTGCCAATATCCCACCCCTCAAG TTCACAGCCCCCAGCATGGCCAGTGTCCTGGAGCAGCTCAACGTCATCAATGGCATCCTCTTCATTCCTCTCAG CCAAAAAGACTTGGAAAACCTGAAGGCAGAGGTGGCACGGCGACACCAGCTCCAGGAAGCCAGCAGACACAGGGATAAGGCTGAAGAACCCATGGCTACTGAGCCTGAGCCAGAGAAAGCCCTGGAGGATGTGGGCTCCCCTCAGACTGCCAAGGAAGGTCCTTCTTCCCTGAACTtacagggataa